The genome window CTATTCCTCCGTCCGCCGGACGAGGCCTTGCGCGCCCGCTTCCCCGATGCGCGCGCCGTCGGCCTCGCAGGGGACAGCCGCAGCCGTTCGCCCGCGTGGATGGACGCGTATCTGCCCGCCGCCTTCAACGCGTTGGGCGATGCGACGCTGGTCCATTACAAGACCTGCTCGACCTTCGATTCCGCGCCCGACACCGGCAGCATCGGCCGGGCGCTGGAGATCGGCCTGAAGCAACATGGCGCCCCGGCGGCGATCGTCGTCGGCGCCCCGCACCTCCGCCGCTACGTCGCCTTCGCCAACCTGTTCGCCGCGCAAGGGGCGGACACCTTCCGCATCGACCGGCACCCGACCATGGCGCACCATCCGGTGACGCCCATGCGGGAGGCGGACCTGATCCGCCACCTCGCCGCGCAGACCGCCACCCCCATCGGCCACGTCCCGCTCGACCGTATCCGCGCAGGGCAGATCGACGCCGCCTTCGATGCCGCCGCCGCGCCTGCCGTGCTGTTCGACGGGATGGAGGAGGCGGACCTGCTGGCCACCGGGCGCCTGCTGCTGGCGCGCGGGCTTCGTTTCGCGGTCGGCAGTTCGGGCGTGACGCGGGCGCTGGTGCTGGCGTGGCGGGCGGCCGGGCTGGTCGCCGATCCGCCGCCACCCGCCGCCGCCGCGCCGGTCGATCGCCTGCTGGTGGTCAGCGGCTCCTGCTCCCCCGCGACCGCCGCCCAGATCGCCCGCGCCGCTGCCGACGGCTACGCCGCGATCCGCGCCGACGTGCCCGCTCTGCTGCGCGGCGAGACGGCGGAGGAGGAGCGCCTCGCCGCCAGTGCCACGCAGGCGCTGGCCGACCGGAGCAGCTTCGTCGTCCATTCCGCCGAGGGTCCGCTGGGCAATGCCGCACCCGCCGCGGGCGACCGGCTGGGCGCCGCGCTGGGCCGGGTCGCGGCACGGGTGATCCGTACCGCCACCCTGCCCCGCGTGCTGTTCGCGGGCGGCGACACGTCCAGCCACGGCGTCGCGCAGCTGGGCATCGACGCGCTCACCTGGGCCGCGCCGGTGGAACGCGGCGCGCCGCTGGTGCGCGCCACTGCCGCCGATCCGGTGGTGGACGGCCTCCAACTGGTGCTGAAGGGCGGCCAGATCGGCGAGGCCGATTTCTTCGAGCGTGTGCGGCGGGGCGGCTGATGATCCCGGCCGCCACGCTCGCCTTGCTGCTCGCCGCCGGTCCGGGCGCGCATGCCGATCCGCCGGCGATCGGCGCCGCCGGCGATTCCTGCACCACCGTGCCCGCGATGCCGGCGATTATCCGCGACTACCACCTGCAGACCCTCGCCGCGCGCACCGCCAACCGCCCCTACCCCCGCGCACCGGCGGAAGCGGCGAAAGCCTACAGCGCATGGCAGCGGAGCTTGCGCGACACCGACTTCGCCGGCCAGTGCCGCTACCGCGAGGCGAACCGCCTGCTGGGGGAGCGGCCGGAGGTGGTCTTCTTCGGGGATTCCATCACGGAGGCATGGCCCGACGTCAGCCCCGGCTTCTTCCCGGCGCGCTGGATCAATCGCGGCATCGCCGGGCAGACGACCGCACAGATGATCGGCCGCTTCCGCGCCGACGTGATCGACCTGCATCCCGCGAGCGTCCACATCCTGGCCGGCATCAACGACATCGCCGGCGCGACCGGCCCCGCCACGCTGGACCAGATCGCCGGCAATATCGCCAGCATGGCCGAACTCGCCCGCCTGCACGGCATCCGCGTGGTGCTGGGCACCCTGCTGCCCGCGGGCGCCTGGCAGGGCGACGATCATGCCGACCGCGCGGCGGCGGTGGCGGCGCTGAACGACTGGCTTCGCCGCTACGCCGCGGCACAGGGCATCACGCTGATCGACTACCACCCGGCCCTGGTCGCGGCGGGCGACGGCATGGCCGCGGACCTCAGCGCCGACGGCATCCACCCCAACGCCCGCGGCTACACCGTGATGGAACGGACCGCCCGCGCCGCCTTGCCGTAAGAGTTTCTGTTATACGGCGTAGGCGTGATCGGTTTCGACCTCGATCTCGTGCTCACGTTCGCGCGCCAGGCGGATGTTCCAGCTGGCCTGCATGCGCAGCAGCGTTTCGGCGCTGATACCAAATACCTTTTCCAGCCGGATCGCCATGGTTGGCGACAGGTCGGACCGACTGTTCAGCAGCGCACTCAGCGCCTGCCGGCTGACATGCAGCAGCCGCGCGGCCTCGCCAATCGTCAATCGATGCGCCTCGATGATCTCGATCCGCACCCATTCGCCCGGATGGACGGCCACCGAATGATGTAGAGTGATCGCCATCAGTGATAATCCTCCAGATCAAGGTCGATGATCGCGCCGTCCGGGTTGATCGAAAAGGTCATCCGCCAGTTCCGGGTGACGGTGAGCGACCATACGCCGGCCCGATCGCCCGTAAGCAGATGCGCGTTGTAATTGGCCGGGATGCGCAATTCGTCAGGCCCGCCAGCGGCGTCAAGGAAGACCAGCATCCTACCCACCCGTGCAGTGACCTTGGCATCCAATCCGCGTGAGTTGCCGGTCGTGAAGAACCGTTCAAGCGCCTTATGCCGGATAGTGTCGATCTTCACCCTGACTATGTAAAGCCACACGCGTCAGATCGTCAAGCGTGACTTGACACGCCTACAGCGCCGCCAGGTCCAGCACCACGTGGCGGATGCGGCGGCGGCCTTCGGTGTAGGTGATGTGGACCAGCCCGTCGCGCGACTGGATTACCGCCGGGTAGGCATAGCCGCTGCTGATCGGTTCCGCCGCCAGCACCAGCACATTGCGCCAGTGGACGCCGTCATCCGACAGGCCGACATTCAGCGGGTAGCGGGTGCCCTTCGCCTTCTCCTCCGGCGAGTGGGCGGAATGGTTGTAGACGATCAATTGCCGCCCATCCTTCAGCGTCACGGCATCGGTGCCCGAATTGGGATTGGGCAGGTCGGTCGCGATCAGCGGGCGCCAGGTCGCGCCATTGTCCTGCGAGAAGGTGCTGACCACCACCCCCTGCCGCGACCGGCCGACCGCCTGCAGCGTGCCATCGGGCGCGAACAGGATCGAGGGCTGGATCGCATCGAAGTTCGGCCCCGGCTCCACCGCCGGGCTGCGGGTCCAGCTCTGCCCGCCATCGCTGCTGCGTTCGAAGTGGATGCGCCAGACATCGCCCGGCGCCTCCGTGCTGGAGGGGGACAGCCAGGTTCCGTCGGGCAGCACGACCGGCTTGTTCTTGATCGGCCCCAGGATCCCGTCGGGCAGGCGGCGCGGCTCCCCCCAGGTCTCGCCACCGTCGGCGGAGGATACGACCATGCCCCACCATGTCTGCGGCGACGGCCCGACCTTGTAGAACAGGTGCAGCGGCCCCGCCGGGTCCTGGAACAGGACCGGGTTCCAGGTCGGCTGCCGCGTGCCGTCCGCCTGCACGCCATTGGCGACGGAGCGCGCCTCCTCCCACCCGGCGGCACCGCGGCGGGCGAACCAGATCTCCACGTCGGGGTTCCGCTCCCGCGTACCGCCGAACCAGGCGGCGGCGATGGTGCCGTCCGCCGTCTCCACGATCGTGGAGGCGTGGCTCTGCGGGTACGGCGCGTCGGTGTAGGTGTATTCGGACACGCGGATCGCCGGGTGGGCGGCCGCCTCCTGCGCGCTCGCCGGCGATGGCGACAGGACCGGACAGGCGAGCGCCGCCAGCAGGGACGCGGCCAGTGGCCGATACAGCTTCATGTCTGCTCTCCTCTCCTGGGCCCCGGCAGCGGCGCCGGATGTCCCAAAACGCGCATGTTCGAACCGCAGAAATACACAGGCAATCGAAAGTCGCCAGCTTGATTCCGTCATATTATATGCTACGCATACAAATGGAGAGGATGGCAGGTGCTGGCGGTCAAGACCAGCGGCGGACCGTCGATGTCGCAGGCGATTGGCAGGGCACGACGCGCCGGTTCCGGCCCCGTCGCCATGTCCTGTCTCCTGCGCGGCTGATGGATGGTCGCCAGCACCCTTCCTTCCCCTGATGACCGCGCCCCGGCGCGTAAAAAGAACAAACGATACCAGGGAGAAGAGTGATGAAGGCTTCGTCGAGCACCGTTCGCCGTCCGGCCCGCGCCGGCCTGCATAGCGGCCTGTTGGCCACCAGCGCGCTGACGCTGTTCGCCGCTGCCACGGCCCATGCGCAGGAAGCGCCCGTTCCCCCCGCCGCCCCCGTGGCGCAGACCGCCGCCGAACAGATCGCCGCGGAGTCGGCGGCAGAGGCGCCGGGCGGGGAGATCGTCGTCACCGGCAGCCGCATCCGCAGCGCCACGCTGACCTCCCCCAGCCCGATCCAGGTCATCAGCGAGGAGGCGATCGAGAACACCGGCTCCATCAACATCCTCGACGTGTTGCAGGAAAACCCGGCCTTCGGCGTGCCGGGCGCCAGCCGCACCACCAACACGTTCGGCACCAATCCGGGCCTGTCCACCGTCAACCTGCGCAACCTCGGCGCCTCGCGCACGCTGGTGCTGATCGACGGGCGCCGCACGGTGGCGGGCATTCCGGGATCGAGCGTGGTGGACGTGAACATGATCCCGTCCTCCTTCGTGGAGCGGGTCGATGTCCTCACCGGCGGCGCTTCCTCCGTCTACGGCTCCGACGCGATCGCGGGCGTGGTGAACTTCATCTACAAGAAGAACTACGAAGGGATCGCCGCCAATGTGCAGGCCGGCATCTCGGAGGAAGGGGATGACGAGCAATATTCCGCCAACCTCACCTTCGGGCGCAACTTCGCCGATGGGGCGGGCAATGCGCTGTTCTTCGTCGGCTGGCAGCGGGAGGGGTTGGTGGAGAACACCGCCCGCGACTTCTCCGCGCGCGACTATGTCAGCCTGGGCACCACGCAGCGGCGCGGCAATCCCAGCGACGACAATCTGACCGCCGCGCAGAACCTGTTCCAGCGGCTCTACGCTCCGTCGAGCGTCGGCCCGGCGGGCGTGTTCTCGATCGCCGGCACGGGCAACCGGATCATCAACCCGGACGGCACCGTGCGCGCCTACAGCGAGGCGACGGATGGCTTCAACCGTGCGGAATACGGCGCCATCGCATCGCCGGTGGAACGCATCACCTTCGCCACGCGCGCCAATTACGATGTGTCGGACGGGGTGAACGTGTTCCTGGAAGGGACGTTCAACAAGGTCGATACCAAGGGCTATCTGGAGGCATCGCCGCTGCGCACCGACGGCGCGCTGGGTGCCTTCCCCGCCAGCGGCAATGCCAACGGCTATTTCAACATCGAACACCGCGTGTTCGCCGCCAACGGCACGTCGCAGATCGTGCGCAACCCGTTCGTGTCGAACGCGGTCTATGCCGCCGCCAACGACCGCACGGGCGACGGGCTGAAGGATGTCAGCTTCCTGCTGCGCACCACCATGTTCCCGCCGGGCACGCGCGCCGTCACGACGGAGCGGCAGAACTTCCGCCTGGCCTTCGGCACCGACATCGACCTTGGCGGCAGCTGGACGGCGGACGCATATTACAGCTACGGCTTCACCCGCGCGGATACGCGGATGGACGGGCTCGCCAACCTCTACAACGTGGCGAATGCGTTGCAGGTGGTGCCCGACATCAACGACGTGAACCGCAACGGCAGCACGACCGACGCCATCTGCCTCGATGCCAATGCCCGCTCCGCCGGATGCGTGCCGCTGAACCCGTTCGGCCTCAATGCCGACGGGTCCAGCCGCATCAGCGCCGATGCGATCAATTATGTCCGCGCCAGTTTCCAGGCCAACGCGCTGCAGCAATTGCATGTCGCCGCGGCCAATATCAGCGGCTCCCTGTTTACCCTGCCCGCGGGCGCGGTGCAGGTGGCGGCGGGCGTGGAATACCGGCACGAAAGCAGCCGCGACATCTTCGACCCGCTGACCAACCAGGCCCGCAACGGTTACACCCAGGCGACCGACACGGTCGGCAGCTTCGACGTGAAGGAAGCCTACGGCGAAATCGTGGTCCCGGTGCTGGCGGAACAGCCGTTCTTCCACAACCTGACGCTGCGCGGCGCGGCGCGCATCTCCGACTATTCCACGGTGGGCGCGTTCTGGGCCTATAATGGCGGGATCGAATGGTCGCCGGTGCCGGATGTACGGCTGCGCGGCGTCTACGCCCGCGCGGTGCGCGCGCCCAATATCGGGGAGCTGTTCGCCGCGCCGCAGGCGGGCATCACCTCCATCACCGATCCGTGCCAGGGCATCACGCTCGCCAGCACCGGCGCGCTGGCCGACAATTGCCGCGCCGCGCCCGGCGTGCTGGCAAACATCCAGGCCAACGGATCGTTCACGCTGACCGTGCCCGACCTGCAGGGCGTCGGCACGCTGACCGCCAACAACCCCGACATCCAGGAGGAAACGGCGACCACCTGGACGCTGGGCGTGGTGGTGAACCCGCTGTCGATCGACGCGCTGAGCGGGCTGACCGTCAGCGCCGACTATTTCAACATCGAGCTGGACGATGCAATCAACCGCATCAGCCAGGCGGTGGTGCTGAACAAGTGCTACGCGCAGGGGCTGCCCGAATTCTGCCAGTTCGTCACCCGCCGCTCCACCGCCAGCGGCGCGTTCAGCTCCGGATCGGTGGATCAGGTCGTGCGCGCGCTGGTGAACAGCGGCGGCCTGGTGACGGAGGGGCTGGACTTCACCGCGTCCTACACCTTTGAACGGTTCGGCGGGCGCGCGGCCATCTCCGCCTCGTGGACGCACCTGCTGGAAGACGGCAGCACCCCGCTGGCGGGCGATGCCTTCGACAGCCAGATCGGGGAACTCGGCACGCCGAAGGATACCGCTAATGTCTCGCTGACATGGGACAATGACCGGTTCGGCGCCACGATCAGCGCCGAATATATCGGCCCGCAATATCTCGATTACGAGAACTTCCAGACCCGCTACGTCCTGGCGGACGGGTCGCTGCCCGATCGCAGGTACTTCCGCGTGGGCAGCGTCATCTACACCGATGCGCAGATCCGCTTCGACGTGATGGAGGAGGTGGAGCTGTTCGCCGGCGTCAACAACCTGTTCGATGTCGACCGGCCGCAGATCTACACCGGGATCGAGGCGAACGTGAACGGCATCTTCGACCCGATCGGTCGCCGTTACTACGCCGGCGGACGCTTCCGCTTCTGACCGGCTTCCCCCCTCGCCCGGCTTGCCATGGCGAGGGGAATTCTGCGTCTTTGACGGCGAAAGCAGCAGGTTAGCAAGCAAAGCACCGCGCCTGCCGCACGATTCATCCCGCCTCAGCGCCGATCCGGCGCAATTCCTGCCTGTGTTGCATCTGCGAACGCTTGTCGCGCATCGCCCCATGATGTTGGAGGCCGATGGTTGCTGCGTTGCAGCAACCTGCCACCGCATCGTGCCACCACACCGGGCGTGCGCGAACCGACGTAGATGAAGACAGGAGATACGCCGATGAAGCGTTCATTCGGCCGCTGGACCAGTTTCGCCGCCCCCACCACGGCCGCCATGCTCGCGCTCGCAGGTTGCGGCGCGCAGGAAAGCGCCCCGCCGCCGGCGGTCGAGGCGACCACCGCCGTCGCCGATGCGCAGCCGACCCTCGCCCCGCCCGGCGCGGCGGAGTTCACGACGGCGTGGGCCGATGCCTGCCCCTCGGCGCAGCCGGTCAGCACCGCGCTGTGCAAGTCGAAGGGTCTGACCGACCCCAATTTCAGCTGCGATTTCGGCCTGGGTGAGGACGAATATCGCCGCCACACCGCCGAACTGGCGCGGGGCGACGAAAGCTGGGAACTGGCGGATGCGGAAAACGCCTGCCAGGTGGGCGCCGAGGCCTGACCGGACGGCGGCCTGCGGGCCCCGCCGATCGCGGGACCGCAGGCCGCCACCGCCGCTAACGCGGGGTGACGTCGATGGCGGACACGATTGCCTCCCCCACCACCCCGGCGAAGTCGAGCACCAGCAGGCCGTCTTCCGCCACCGCCGGCAATTCCACGATCGTCGCGCGCATTCCGCCGCCCGCGCGCTCCACCGGGTCGATCCGCACCGATGCCCGGCCGCCCGCCTGCACCGTGAACACCCGCTTGCCGGCTTCCGTCTCCACCGGGTCGAACAGGTGCAGCCTGACGGTGTAGTCGCCGTCGGGCAGCGGCAGGGAATAGCGGAACGACTGCCCCGCACGCCAGCTGGCATACAGGTCCGGCACCGTCGCGCCCGCCACCACCTTGGGGGCCGCGCGCTGCTCGTTGGTGG of Croceibacterium sp. TMG7-5b_MA50 contains these proteins:
- a CDS encoding four-carbon acid sugar kinase family protein; its protein translation is MTPLYAYYGDDFTGSTDVLEQLAEGGVPAVLFLRPPDEALRARFPDARAVGLAGDSRSRSPAWMDAYLPAAFNALGDATLVHYKTCSTFDSAPDTGSIGRALEIGLKQHGAPAAIVVGAPHLRRYVAFANLFAAQGADTFRIDRHPTMAHHPVTPMREADLIRHLAAQTATPIGHVPLDRIRAGQIDAAFDAAAAPAVLFDGMEEADLLATGRLLLARGLRFAVGSSGVTRALVLAWRAAGLVADPPPPAAAAPVDRLLVVSGSCSPATAAQIARAAADGYAAIRADVPALLRGETAEEERLAASATQALADRSSFVVHSAEGPLGNAAPAAGDRLGAALGRVAARVIRTATLPRVLFAGGDTSSHGVAQLGIDALTWAAPVERGAPLVRATAADPVVDGLQLVLKGGQIGEADFFERVRRGG
- a CDS encoding GDSL-type esterase/lipase family protein; its protein translation is MIPAATLALLLAAGPGAHADPPAIGAAGDSCTTVPAMPAIIRDYHLQTLAARTANRPYPRAPAEAAKAYSAWQRSLRDTDFAGQCRYREANRLLGERPEVVFFGDSITEAWPDVSPGFFPARWINRGIAGQTTAQMIGRFRADVIDLHPASVHILAGINDIAGATGPATLDQIAGNIASMAELARLHGIRVVLGTLLPAGAWQGDDHADRAAAVAALNDWLRRYAAAQGITLIDYHPALVAAGDGMAADLSADGIHPNARGYTVMERTARAALP
- a CDS encoding HigA family addiction module antitoxin, producing the protein MAITLHHSVAVHPGEWVRIEIIEAHRLTIGEAARLLHVSRQALSALLNSRSDLSPTMAIRLEKVFGISAETLLRMQASWNIRLAREREHEIEVETDHAYAV
- a CDS encoding type II toxin-antitoxin system RelE/ParE family toxin, which gives rise to MKIDTIRHKALERFFTTGNSRGLDAKVTARVGRMLVFLDAAGGPDELRIPANYNAHLLTGDRAGVWSLTVTRNWRMTFSINPDGAIIDLDLEDYH
- a CDS encoding sialidase family protein, with product MKLYRPLAASLLAALACPVLSPSPASAQEAAAHPAIRVSEYTYTDAPYPQSHASTIVETADGTIAAAWFGGTRERNPDVEIWFARRGAAGWEEARSVANGVQADGTRQPTWNPVLFQDPAGPLHLFYKVGPSPQTWWGMVVSSADGGETWGEPRRLPDGILGPIKNKPVVLPDGTWLSPSSTEAPGDVWRIHFERSSDGGQSWTRSPAVEPGPNFDAIQPSILFAPDGTLQAVGRSRQGVVVSTFSQDNGATWRPLIATDLPNPNSGTDAVTLKDGRQLIVYNHSAHSPEEKAKGTRYPLNVGLSDDGVHWRNVLVLAAEPISSGYAYPAVIQSRDGLVHITYTEGRRRIRHVVLDLAAL
- a CDS encoding TonB-dependent receptor, producing the protein MKASSSTVRRPARAGLHSGLLATSALTLFAAATAHAQEAPVPPAAPVAQTAAEQIAAESAAEAPGGEIVVTGSRIRSATLTSPSPIQVISEEAIENTGSINILDVLQENPAFGVPGASRTTNTFGTNPGLSTVNLRNLGASRTLVLIDGRRTVAGIPGSSVVDVNMIPSSFVERVDVLTGGASSVYGSDAIAGVVNFIYKKNYEGIAANVQAGISEEGDDEQYSANLTFGRNFADGAGNALFFVGWQREGLVENTARDFSARDYVSLGTTQRRGNPSDDNLTAAQNLFQRLYAPSSVGPAGVFSIAGTGNRIINPDGTVRAYSEATDGFNRAEYGAIASPVERITFATRANYDVSDGVNVFLEGTFNKVDTKGYLEASPLRTDGALGAFPASGNANGYFNIEHRVFAANGTSQIVRNPFVSNAVYAAANDRTGDGLKDVSFLLRTTMFPPGTRAVTTERQNFRLAFGTDIDLGGSWTADAYYSYGFTRADTRMDGLANLYNVANALQVVPDINDVNRNGSTTDAICLDANARSAGCVPLNPFGLNADGSSRISADAINYVRASFQANALQQLHVAAANISGSLFTLPAGAVQVAAGVEYRHESSRDIFDPLTNQARNGYTQATDTVGSFDVKEAYGEIVVPVLAEQPFFHNLTLRGAARISDYSTVGAFWAYNGGIEWSPVPDVRLRGVYARAVRAPNIGELFAAPQAGITSITDPCQGITLASTGALADNCRAAPGVLANIQANGSFTLTVPDLQGVGTLTANNPDIQEETATTWTLGVVVNPLSIDALSGLTVSADYFNIELDDAINRISQAVVLNKCYAQGLPEFCQFVTRRSTASGAFSSGSVDQVVRALVNSGGLVTEGLDFTASYTFERFGGRAAISASWTHLLEDGSTPLAGDAFDSQIGELGTPKDTANVSLTWDNDRFGATISAEYIGPQYLDYENFQTRYVLADGSLPDRRYFRVGSVIYTDAQIRFDVMEEVELFAGVNNLFDVDRPQIYTGIEANVNGIFDPIGRRYYAGGRFRF